Genomic segment of Vitis riparia cultivar Riparia Gloire de Montpellier isolate 1030 chromosome 19, EGFV_Vit.rip_1.0, whole genome shotgun sequence:
ATAGCTATTGAACCAACCAATAAGGCCttcattcttcaaattttttgtcaaaaaactatatttttaatcaaatattatgaaagaaaaattaagaaaagggAAGGAGATAACATGGCATGTGATCATTTAAAGAGGGATATGGAGGGATAATGATGGTTCCAAGTCTAAGCTCTAATGGGTTGAATAATAAAGACCCTATAAACCTAAGTAGACTTGCTACATAAAGGCATTGATATAGTGATGATGACTATGGTTTGAGGTGTAGCTCAATTCCCCAAGGAGATTTTTCAAGAAGTTTGGGATAGGTTTGctagtgttttaaaaatcaattctcCATATTTTAATAACAATTGTTAATTATTgtaaagaataaaattctatttgggatattaaatataattttcttttcaatttaatttttataaaagtattctatatatatatatatatatatttaatgcctcaaattttttaaacgatttctaaaattattatttgttcaatgtAAGCCTctgaaattttttgtattttatataaaagttattattattttatgattttaaaaacaaaaaacaagaaatatattcaaacaaaaacttaaagagtgtttatttttttagttttttgtctaaagcaatttgcttttagattttatattatttgtttttctattttttcatgacttattgtaaatttttttctagataaaaaaattcaaagtatttgattttttctaaatagaaaaataacatattggtttttctttattttttaatacttaatataaataaaatattcaaaaaaataatcatcttaatacttaacactattaagcaatatgtattaattaaaaattaataaatttatcttaCATTAATATTAGTTATACTAATCGAAACTAGACGGTGGAAACATCTGTTAGATTTATGTTATAAAACATCttaattatctatttttaataagaaaatcacTAATATACGCTTTGAAAGTTAATCTCAAATTTGGATAATTTAATAGTCAAATGTTGGCTAAAGAAAATAACTTTATCTAGAAAGAATGCTAGCATCACGAGCAAGAGAAATTCTACAAAATTCAAACCTAACACCTCATAACATCATATGAATACCTATTAGTGGTTAAATCACTTAACTACTAAACAACTAGGGCTTCTAATTGAATCATCCAATTTGGTTGGAGCCATGAATTTATGTGCACACAATCTCATTAGaaacattatgaaaaaaaaaatgttttcttgatCATAACTAAGAAACTTGTTAGAATTTTCATACTTCTGTTTAGGCTTCTTTTATGAGACTCGAtatctaatatttctaattttataaaaaacacgtatgttatatatataatggtgTTGTTATTTTCTGTAAGGAATAAATATaaagatgagaagaaaaaatggtGAGAGTTCATGATTATATTATGAATCCAAAAATGGAATTATGTTATGAAATAATGAGTTCGAGATACCACAATTTTTCAAGTGTAggctttcataaaaattttatcaaaagagttttcttttttatcaatattctagattaaagtatattttatgaaataaaaaaaaaacaaaaaaaaacgaAGAAGTGATTCATCTTAACACGACATATGACTCTTACTAGCTCAGACTAAGGACATGAGAATAATGTTTAAGCGTAATTTTATCATGGGTTGAACAGTAAAAACCTTAGGACGAAAACGAGAAGGGTGCTAAATGGAGGCAAAGATTGATAGATTTTGAGaagataaaatgaattttagagGATATTGTTTTAGAAGTTAACCTTGAATCATGTTTAGGgtgtattatttttcttcatattagCAAGATAGTAATAACAATTGAgcattaaaacaaatattagaCTAACTCAAAGATAATAAtagatatatttataatataaaataggcAATTTTCTACTATAAGTTATGTCAAACTTAATCgatcattttttataagaaacatCATTAACTTACTCTTcgataaaatctttttaatgtGTAAAAGAGTTTGGTTGATCATGCTTAGAGATTCAAAACAACTCATTAGTGGAATATTGGAAGCAAGAAAAGTAACTCCGAAAAAATCGACACTCATGTTTATTGAAATACGTAGTTAATATGCCTCGAGTTAATGtcttatttgtaattaaaataaatttatcgaGTTTTCCAAACTTCTtattaaaattgttaatttcttaaaaagaaaaaatatgacaTATATGATGCTATTATTTGTAGGAAAAAAACTTGAAGGGGGAAAAGGAATTCACAAACTTGGTGTGGATAAAAAAGGGGGTAATGATTCAAAATGCAAGAATAGTGAAGTGGAGCTAAGGAGTGTATTAAAAAAAACGACGCCGTTCCGATGTAATTGTTTTTTTCCATACCAAATTGCAAGCCACGAAATCCAAGGGCCAATAATGTAATAGATACGTTGACCGTACATATATACGTGTCTGTCTGTATGAGTGGCAATATACGTCGTTTTCCGGAGAAAATCCCTGAAACACTCTCTCTCTCGGCGAGAAAGAGGAAAGGAGTGCTGGACTTTCCGTCATTTTCTCACTACCCAAACATCTACCACCACTGCCTTCGTCACAGCCCCTTTGCTCTCTTTTCATACTCTTTGGACTTGGTTTCCAAGCTCTCATGTCAGTGTCTCGCTGGAGACGATGAAGATCACGGCTACAACTGAGCTTCCGACGACCATTCCAGCGATTCTTTCATCTAGGGCTCGAAACGCATCGCCTGACTCAGATCTTATCACGAAAAGGAGTTCCAGAAAACCTCCTCGCCGGAAAGCCAGAACCCCAGCTGGCGGGGCTCGGTTGAAGCGCGACGGAGCTGCGGGTGGGCGGCGAAGTAGGCCAGAAACGCCTCTTCTCCGGTGGAAGTTCGATGATATAGAGAGGGAGAAGGATGCGAATGTCTTGGATGTGGACGAGAAGATAGCGCCGGAGCACGGTCGGAGAAGTGGCCGGAAAGTGAGGAAGGGTAGGGAGGTGACGGTTTCGTCGAGAAGGCTCGCCTCCGGGCTGTGGCGGCTGCAACTTCCGGAGGTGGACGCCACCACCCATGGCGGGAGATGGAGCCGACAAAAAAGTGAAGATCGGTTAGGGTTTGAGGTACTTCTCCTTCAAGTCTGTTCTCTAAAGATCTGTGCTTTTCATGTTTTGAAAATTCAGAATTTTGTGCTATCTAGGGTTTATTGACCACTCGGTATCTTCCTGCTCAATTCTCTGTTTGGCTGTGGGAAAAatgagtaaaagaaaagaaaataaaatgctaAATACTAATCTATGTTGTTGTTTGGTTCTCTAGGGTTAACTGAGATGAATAGAGGTTTCTGCTTTCTGGCTGGGTCCCTGTCAACCCTAAGATTCGAACTTTacaatttcctttcttttctatccttttctcactaaccaaacaaagcaaagcAAAGTGGGCATTTCTTAAAGCTTGAACATGTTTCTCTCAGATGGGCATACACTTCCTTCACTGAACTTTTAACTGAAAACTACTAATATCATCCTTTTGCAACCACactttctttattaaattttatagtaTCTTGAATCTCTCTGTATCTATTTTTTTCGGGTTTCTGAATTGTGATCCACTTCACAGTTCTTTCAGGTACCAATGCATCTGATATTTCCTCATGCTTTTTGGGTTATTTACTGTACATTGAAGAGTTATAGGTCTTGATCCAAGAGGCCTTATGCATTTTCTGGATGATCCTTTATTAGCAATTCTGTAAGTTAAAAACCTAGCTCATAGTTTGTTTACTTCCTTGCAGCCTGGCATCGACCGTGTCAGAACCCCATTTCCCTGTCAAAGCAATTCTAAAGCATATGATTCTGAAGCTAAGGATCTGTTACAGAGTCCTCACTCCATGCACCATCACAAGAGTGGATTTCTGTGTAGAGTAAGTGTCTTCTCTGTGGCCCTTAACCATTTTACTGTTTCTAGCTGGCTGAATTGCATGAGCACTGAGGTGTATCATGTTGGAACTGAAAAATACTTACTGCCCCCATTTTATCTTGCAAGTGGGGTTCATGCAAAATCCGATCATTTGACAGGAACTATCTATGGAAATGCCTGCATCATgtagttgattttctttcatgagATTGTTATTATGATGATGTATTAACTGCATTTGGATACCAAGTGTAGGGCATGGCTGGGCATCTGGATGCTACAATCATTTAATTCCCAGATATTATGGCACACAATGCATAACTAAATAACctaatttccatttatttttcatcccctacatcaaattaaagaaaataactacAATGAAAAGTATCTAACATGGTTACGTCACTCATGTCCATGCAATGAGGAATTAGATTACAGGAATAAGGTGCATTTGTTCTTGTTGTTGTTTGTTGAACACGCTGGTCAGCAAATATCCatattaaaatcattgtcaTGTTGAATTCAGATTCCATGGTGTTTGTCTCCTGCACATCTGAGCCTACCAGTTATGCATCTTGGCAAAGGGCACTTCCTTGTCCCTGAGACCTTGGATGGGTGATGTTTGACATAGGTAGTTCGCATTCTTTGAAGTGTCCACGTAACATAGTTGTTATGTAATGACCGAAACTATCCTGTTGTATTAGATGAAATATATCTGACAAATGGTCTGAGAAATGTTTGTGATGAGGAATTGTTAGTTACAAGCGTAAAAAGTTGCTTAGCCTGATTTCTAGCGATTATCTTTTGTTCATGGGTAATTCTGAGAGCATCTTGGCTTCAGACATCGACCAAAGTAcaatactttcttttattttttggtgtttCACTCTAATTTGGTTCTTTTCTTATATTCTGTAGCTTGAACCttcatttcaattttccaaCTCCGCAATGGAAGGGGCAACAAAGTGGAACCCTGTCTGCTCAAAAACATCAGATGAGGTACGACAGTTATATGGCCAAATGAAGCAGTTTGACCAGCAAGTTAGTGCTGTGTCAGTGGTTTCTGCCCTTGAAGCAGAACTTGAGCAGGCTCGAGCCCGCATTGATGAACTTGAGGCAGAGCGACGGTCCTCCAAAAAGAAACTCGAGCACTTCTTGAAAAAAGTCAGTGAGGAAAGAGCCTCATGGCGGAGAAGGGAACATGAGAAGATACGTGCAATTATTGATGATGTCAAAACTGACTTGAACCGAGAAAGGAAAAATCGCCAAAGGATAGAACTTATTAATTCCAAGTTGGTCAATGAGCTGTCTGATGTGAAGTTATCAGCCAAGCGGTTTATGCAGGACTATGAAAAAGAGAGGAAGGACAGGGAAGTACTAGAGGAGGTATGCGATGAGCTTGCTAAGGAAATCGGAGACGACAAGGCTGAAGCTGACTCATTAAAGAGGGAATCAATGAAACTCAGGGATGAAATGGAAGAGGAGAGGAAGATGTTGCAGATGGCTGAGGTCTGGCGTGAAGAGCGTGTGCAGATGAAGTTGGTGGCTGCTAAGGTGGCACTTGAAGAGAAGTATGCTCAGATGAACAAGGTCATGGCAGATATAGCAGCTTTTCTAAGGTCAAAAGGTGCAAATCCAGATGTGAAGGAGATGAAAGAAGTAGAGTCACTTTGTGAAGCTGCTGCTGCAGTGAATATTCAAGATGTCAAGGAGTTTACTTATGTGCCCCCAAATCCAGATGatattttctccattttagAAGAGGTTAACTTTGGTGAACCCAACGAGAGAGAGATTGAAGCCTGTGCTGCTTATAGTCCTGCCAGCCATGCTTCCAAAATTCATACTGTGAGTCCTGAAATTAATATGGTCAAGAAAGATGACATTAGGAGGCATGCTAATGCATTTTTGGAAGAGAATGGTGATATAGAAGAAGACGAGAGTGGGTGGGAAACTGTGAGCCATGTTGAGGATCAGGGCTCAAGTTATTCACCTGGAGGAAGTGATCCATCTGTCCACAAGTTTCGCCAAGACAGTAATGCATCAGGAAGTGGAACAGATTGGGAAGAAAATGCAGATGAGGAAACGCCAATTACCGAAATCAGTGAAGTCTGTTCAGTGCCTATGAAGCAATTGAAGAAGGGCTCATCAATATCCAGGCTTTGGAAATCATGCCCAAATAATGGTGAAAACTACAAGATAATCTCAGTAGAGGGAATGAATGGAAGGCTTTCAAATGGAAGGATTTCTAGTGCAGGTATCATGTCTCCAGATCGAGGGTCAGGTAAAGGTGGTCTTAGCCCTCCTGATCTGGCAGGCCAGTGGAGCTCGCCTGATTCAGGGAATCCTCATGTAAACCGAGGGATGAAAGGGTGCATTGAATGGCCTCGTGGCGCCCAGAAGAACAGTTTGAAGGCAAAGCTTTTGGAGGCAAGAATGGAAAGTCAAAAGATCCAATTACGCCATGTTCTTAAACAGAAGATTTAAATGTGGCAAGTTATCAATGGCCAATCCTGCTCATCAAAGCTACTGATACAACTGGATGGAAGTAAGTAGTTTCTTTCAAAGCTTCTGAGATACCTGTCTTCTGCCTGTTGAAACTACATTGAAGATTATTAGTGAAGAGAACATGTGAATAAAAATACACATGATTGGCACACATTGGACTAGCAACATTTGCTGGTTCTCCAGATTTAGAGTTACATCGTATCTCCGCTGCTGACATCTTGGAAATAATAATGTTGGATGGATAAGCTGGGTATCATCTTCTATCAGGGTATAGCAATCACTCCTCTTAGCAACTAGTAAATCAAAATGCAAGTTATGCTGTTATTACTATATCATGTAGCCAAGTCTGAAGATCCCATGTAGAGACAAAATTCATGGTAAAGATAATGATACCATCCTTTCTGtgtttatttatgagatatattTCTGTCTGAAACTTCTTGATAAAGTTTTATCCTATCTTGCTGACACATGATATTTAGGGTGTTTTGTACATATCAGGTTCAAAATCAGATTGGGTTTGTCTCTTTTGTTGGAAATAATTAGGCTTTTAACGTGAAAACACTTGTATGCAGTCTCCTCCATAGGCTGGCGACAGCTCAAGCAACCAATAAAGGGGAAAGGTTTGCTGCAGGTAGGCCACAGCTGTGCAATCTGCCAGTCCAAAACGCTCTTACATGACACTATAACGCTCCAACcttcaattcaaatttcaaatttctgcAAAACAAATTTCACAACCATCCAAAGTAAGGGTTTCAAACCCGAAAAGTAAAGCTTCAGGCGGTGACCCAGATATGTAATATATAATATTCTGTACCAATAATCAATCAAACTGCCCAAGTGGCCACGATTTAGCTGTTTGCCTGAACACGATGTCTTAGGGTAAACCCAATTCAAAGCAACCATCAATCTCACATACAACACTTCAACACAATCGGAAGGATCTTTTCATTTGGCACAACataaaaattgtacaaaaacAGTTTCCCACCAAGTAAGTTGAAGCACTTATTGGTTTTAAATAATCTAATTAAATGCTTCATCAACTACATTACAGAATCCAATCAACTCTGGCTCATGGAGTTTGGAGTTCGCTGAAAGAAAATATGCATGTTTTTCTGTGTTTCTCATAATTTCTATCATCTGTATTCTTGAAAGTTGACATGACCTGTTGCTCGGGCATGCTCCATAGCCTCCTGCatatttttagataaacatAAGGAAAAAATCAAGAGGGTTTAGCAATTCAAGAACATGTTGGGGAAAGACGCAAGGAAAGATTAGGACGGCATAATGATTGTATTGGTGAGAGATTACCTTCTGGCCAATGactccaatttggcatacaccaCACCGCAATGTGAAGTTGGTTGTGTCGGTAAATCTCCTTTTCCTGAAAAGAAGCAGATAGAAGTTAAATAACCATTGTGTATATGATTTGTTAGTGATAAGCAgctcaaaagaaaaagcaatttGTTTAAGGAAGGAAACCAGCTTAAGGGCAAGATCAAGCCAACTGAAAACATTCAAAGTGTTCATTTAATGACTCATAAATATTATCCGCTTTGGGCTCCATAGCCTTCATGGCTTAAAACACAGTTACATATACTAAATGAGTTGACCCTTATAAGGGCTACGGACTTCTGCCCCAAcagatgtgggatatcacattTATCCTCGTCTTGACTCACGAAGGCAACGAGTGTTCAAACTctacacatttttggctagggATCATTTATAATGACTCATGCAGATATTGCTTACTTTTAAGTCCATTGGCTGGTATGACTTCAAGGCGCATTTACATATACCAAATGAGTCATCCCTTATGAGTGTTAGAAACTTTCCATCATTAATTTATGATCACAATCCAACACCGtgattatattaaaagttcattcCCTTCATTGTAATGCTAGCAATCCCCATATATTATAGTTCACAgctttaaaacacgtttacACTTTGATGGTTCCTCTCTCATAAAGGTTCAAGAACTTTCCCCCAACAATGCAGGATATCACAATCCAATACTCTGGTTATGTTAAAGTTCATTCTTGTCATTTTGATGCGAGCTAACCccacattttgataattaattaacaTGACTAACAATTCTTTCATTATACTCAAGTTTCTTTATTTATCATTTCCTAGATCCAGAATAATGACATGCTGATTTTTGATATGGAAAATTAACAAATCTAAAAATAGGAGCAAAAAAACCCATGGAACTCCACCCTGTTCATAGATGGTGTG
This window contains:
- the LOC117909518 gene encoding uncharacterized protein LOC117909518 gives rise to the protein MKITATTELPTTIPAILSSRARNASPDSDLITKRSSRKPPRRKARTPAGGARLKRDGAAGGRRSRPETPLLRWKFDDIEREKDANVLDVDEKIAPEHGRRSGRKVRKGREVTVSSRRLASGLWRLQLPEVDATTHGGRWSRQKSEDRLGFEPGIDRVRTPFPCQSNSKAYDSEAKDLLQSPHSMHHHKSGFLCRLEPSFQFSNSAMEGATKWNPVCSKTSDEVRQLYGQMKQFDQQVSAVSVVSALEAELEQARARIDELEAERRSSKKKLEHFLKKVSEERASWRRREHEKIRAIIDDVKTDLNRERKNRQRIELINSKLVNELSDVKLSAKRFMQDYEKERKDREVLEEVCDELAKEIGDDKAEADSLKRESMKLRDEMEEERKMLQMAEVWREERVQMKLVAAKVALEEKYAQMNKVMADIAAFLRSKGANPDVKEMKEVESLCEAAAAVNIQDVKEFTYVPPNPDDIFSILEEVNFGEPNEREIEACAAYSPASHASKIHTVSPEINMVKKDDIRRHANAFLEENGDIEEDESGWETVSHVEDQGSSYSPGGSDPSVHKFRQDSNASGSGTDWEENADEETPITEISEVCSVPMKQLKKGSSISRLWKSCPNNGENYKIISVEGMNGRLSNGRISSAGIMSPDRGSGKGGLSPPDLAGQWSSPDSGNPHVNRGMKGCIEWPRGAQKNSLKAKLLEARMESQKIQLRHVLKQKI